Proteins encoded together in one Mobula birostris isolate sMobBir1 chromosome 7, sMobBir1.hap1, whole genome shotgun sequence window:
- the ccna1 gene encoding cyclin-A1, with translation SLRRHGPPESNNDSLSPCQVRSRPKIDYMRKQPDITTSMRCILVDWLVEVSEEYDLQTETLYLAINYLDRFLSCMSVLRGKLQLVGTAAMLVASKYEEIYPPEIDEFVYITDDTYTRKQLLRMEHLLLKVLSFDMMVPTVNQFLTQFLKEEGIGGQIGNLAMYIAELSLLEIDVCLKYVPSLMAAAAYCLANYTINKAFWPESLAAFTGYSLSDIVPCLNDLHKTFLQAKFQPQQAIKEKYKSSKYLGISLIEPPATLPLELKCN, from the exons TCACTTCGACGGCATGGTCCACCCGAATCCAACAACGATTCGCTTTCACCGTGTCAG GTGAGGAGTAGGCCAAAAATTGATTACATGAGGAAGCAACCAGATATAACAACTAGTATGCGCTGCATCCTTGTGGATTGGCTGGTGGAAGTCAGCGAGGAGTACGATTTGCAAACGGAAACTTTGTACTTGGCAATAAACTACTTAGACAGATTCCTGTCATGCATGTCGGTACTACGAGGAAAGTTGCAACTTGTGGGGACAGCGGCCATGCTGGTGGCAtc CAAATATGAAGAAATATATCCCCCAGAAATTGATGAATTTGTCTACATAACGGATGACACATACACAAGGAAGCAACTCTTGCGCATGGAGCATCTCCTCCTCAAGGTTTTGAGCTTTGACATGATGGTACCGACAGTCAACCAATTCCTAACACAATTTTTAAAGGAAGAGGGAATTGGAGGACAAATAGGAAACCTGGCCATG TATATAGCTGAACTAAGTTTACTAGAAATTGATGTATGTCTCAAGTATGTTccttccctgatggcagcagctgcATATTGCTTGGCAAACTACACAATCAATAAAGCTTTTTGG CCAGAATCTCTTGCTGCATTCACTGGTTATTCACTGTCTGATATTGTACCTTGTCTGAATGACTTGCATAAGACATTTCTTCAAGCAAAATTCCAGCCACAACAAGCAATTAAAGAAAAGTACAAGAGCtcaaa GTACTTGGGAATTTCTCTCATTGAACCCCCAGCAACTTTGCCTCT